The Onychomys torridus chromosome 4, mOncTor1.1, whole genome shotgun sequence genome includes a window with the following:
- the Chp1 gene encoding calcineurin B homologous protein 1 — MGSRASTLLRDEELEEIKKETGFSHSQITRLYSRFTSLDKGENGTLSREDFQRIPELAINPLGDRIINAFFSEGEDQVNFRGFMRTLAHFRPIEDNEKSKDVNGPEPLNSRSNKLHFAFRLYDLDKDDKISRDELLQVLRMMVGVNISDEQLGSIADRTIQEADQDGDSAISFTEFVKVLEKVDVEQKMSIRFLH; from the exons ATGGGGTCTCGGGCCTCCACATTACTGCGGGACGAAGAACTCGAGGAGATCAAGAAGGAGACTGGCT TTTCCCACAGTCAGATCACGCGCCTGTACAGCCGGTTCACCAGCCTGGACAAAGGGGAGAATGGGACTCTCAG CCGGGAAGATTTCCAGAGGATTCCAGAACTTGCCATCAACCCCCTGGGGGACCGGATCATCAATGCCTTCTTTTCAGAGGG AGAGGACCAGGTAAACTTCCGAGGATTCATGAGAACGTTGGCTCATTTCCGACCCATTGAGGATAACGAAAAGAGCAAAGATGTGAATGGACCTGAACCACTCAACAGCCGAAGCAACAAACTGCACT TTGCTTTCAGACTCTATGATTTGGATAAAGATGACAAGATCTCCCGTGATGAGCTGTTACAG GTACTACGAATGATGGTTGGAGTGAATATCTCAGATGAGCAGCTGGGCAGCATTGCAGACAGGACCATCCAGGAGGCTGATCAGGATGGGGACAGTGCCATATCCTTTACAGAATTTGTTAAG GTTTTGGAGAAGGTGGATGTAGAACAGAAAATGAGCATCCGGTTTCTTCACTAA